The nucleotide sequence GCCCGCGGCGAACACGCCCGCCACCAGCGTGGCCACCAGGTACCAGCGCACCTTCCCGAAGAGGATGATGGTGAGCGACGACAGGCCAATCATCAGCGCGGTGCCCAGGTCCGGCTGCACCAACACCAGCGCGAAGGGCACGAAGACGACGAGCACCGGCTTCCACAGCCGCGTCAGGCTGTAGGAGGGCGCATTGGGCTGGAAGTCGTCGTGGTAGACCTTGGCCAGCATCAGCACGACGCCAATCTTCATGAACTCCGCGGGCTGCATGCGGAACGGGCCGATGACGAACCAGCTCTCCGCGCCCTTGGCCGTGTGGCCGAAGAAGCGCAGCGCGATGAGCAGCAGGATGTTGCCCGCGTAGATGGGCAGCGCCATGCGCTGAATCCACCGGTAGTCCACCAGGCACACCACCAGCACGGCGACCATGCTGATGCCCAGGTAGCCCATCTGCGAGCCCCAGACGGGCGAGTGCGGCGGCCGTGACGCCGAGGCGAGGTTCCAGATGCCCAGCCCGCACACCGCCAGCACGGAGAAGATGAGGCCCCAGGGGATGTGGGGCACCATCCGGCGCTCAATCCGCAGTTGCACGCGTGCGGTCCTCTTCATCGCCCGGAAGCCGGGCCGGTGGCCGTACCCTTCGCGTCAGCGCCGCCTCATCGGCTGAGGGCGCGCGCGTCACGGAGGACGGCGTGTAGGGCTGGTTGGGACGCGGCGGCGGCGCCGTGGCGTCCAGCTTCTTCAAGTCGAAGTACTTCTGGAACACCGCCATCGCGGTGGGCGCAGCGTCCGAACCGCCGTGGCCGCCGTGCTCGTTGAGCACGACGACGGCCAGCTCCGGCTTGTCCGCCGGCGCGAAGCCCGCGTACCAGGCGTGGTCGCGCTCGAAGTAGCTCATCTGGTGCGTCTTCAAGCGAACCGCGCCCAGACGGGTCACCTGCGCGGTGCCCGTCTTGGACGCCACCAGGATGTCCTTGTCCCGCATGTGATTCATGCGCGCGCGGTACGCGGTGCCGCCCGGCTCGTGCGCCACCACCACCAGGCTGTCCACCACCGCCTTGAGGTGCGCGGGCGACAGGTCCACCTTGCGCACCACCTCCGGCTGGAACGACTCGATGGTCTGCCCGTCCAGGTCCTCCAGGCGGTTCACCATCTGCGGCTTGTAGAGCGTGCCTCCGTTAGCGATGGCCGCGTACACCAGCGCGAGTTGGAGCGGCGTGACGTTGGTGTCGCCCTGGCCAATGGAGCTGTTGAGCGCCATGCCCTTGGTGTAGCCGCCGGGCGACGCCTTGTCGTGGTAGGCGCTGGTCGGCATGATGCCTGGGACCTCCGCCACCACGTTGACGCCCGTGGGGCTGCCCAGGCCCAGGGCCTTGCCCATCTCTCCAATGGGGTCCAGGCCGATGGTGTCCGCAACCTTGTAGTACCAGGTGTCGCAGGACGACTTCATCGCCGTGAAGCCATCCACGAGCCCGTGTCCGGCGTCCTTGTGGCAACGCCAGGTGCGCGCGCCCAGTCGGTAGCCACCGGGGCAGTTCACCACCGTCTCCGGGCGGAAGGCGCCGGACTTGAACGCGGCCAGGGCGGTGACGACCTTGAAGGTGGAGCCCGGGCTGTAGTGCTCGGCGGCCACGCGGTTGATCATCGGGTCCAGCGGATCTCTCGACAGGAGCGCCATCTGCGCGGGCGTCACGCGGCCGGTGAGCAGGTTGGGGTCGAAGCCCGGGCGCGACACCAGCGCGCGGATGAAGCCCGTGTTGACGTCGATGGCGACCACCGCGCCCGTCACGCCGGGGAAGGCCCGCTCCGCCTCCTCCTGCAACCGCATGTCGATGGACAGCACCAGGTTGCTGCCCGGACGCGGCGACACCACGGCGTTGTCGCCCAGCTTGTCGTTCAGCTCTTCAATGGTCTGCCCGCGCGCGTTGACCACTTCCTTGCGCACGCCGTCGGTACCGCGCAGGCGCTGCTCGAAGTAGCGCTCCAGCCCGCGCCGGCCAATGTAGTCCCCCAGGGCGTAGCGGGCGCCGTCGCCATTGAGGCGCTCCAGTTCCTCCTGGGTGATTTCATTCATGTAGCCCAGCACGTGCGACAGCACGGAGTTGGTGCGGTAGTGCCGGTGCGGCACGGGCGCCACCTCCACGCCGTCCAGGATGTCGCGGCGCGCGGCCAGCCGGTCGTACTCGTCGCGCGACAGGTCCACGCGCACCGGCACCGGCTGGAAGGGGGCGTTGCGCCGCCCCATGCGCACCATGTCCTCCACCTTCTTGCGCTGGTCCGGGTCCCACTGGAGCAGCTCCGCCAGGCGGGGGATGACCTGCTCGTAGCAGTCGGTGCAGAAGGCCGGGGTGATGAAGGCGTCGAAGGACGGACGGCTGTCCACCAGGATGGTGCCGCGCGCGTCCTTGATGACGC is from Myxococcus virescens and encodes:
- the mrdA gene encoding penicillin-binding protein 2, yielding MTPPTLGNTTPGRELKRRFLWLGLAMVAGLGLISIQLYRLQITRGEEYAAKSVANFVKEVRLRADRGVIKDARGTILVDSRPSFDAFITPAFCTDCYEQVIPRLAELLQWDPDQRKKVEDMVRMGRRNAPFQPVPVRVDLSRDEYDRLAARRDILDGVEVAPVPHRHYRTNSVLSHVLGYMNEITQEELERLNGDGARYALGDYIGRRGLERYFEQRLRGTDGVRKEVVNARGQTIEELNDKLGDNAVVSPRPGSNLVLSIDMRLQEEAERAFPGVTGAVVAIDVNTGFIRALVSRPGFDPNLLTGRVTPAQMALLSRDPLDPMINRVAAEHYSPGSTFKVVTALAAFKSGAFRPETVVNCPGGYRLGARTWRCHKDAGHGLVDGFTAMKSSCDTWYYKVADTIGLDPIGEMGKALGLGSPTGVNVVAEVPGIMPTSAYHDKASPGGYTKGMALNSSIGQGDTNVTPLQLALVYAAIANGGTLYKPQMVNRLEDLDGQTIESFQPEVVRKVDLSPAHLKAVVDSLVVVAHEPGGTAYRARMNHMRDKDILVASKTGTAQVTRLGAVRLKTHQMSYFERDHAWYAGFAPADKPELAVVVLNEHGGHGGSDAAPTAMAVFQKYFDLKKLDATAPPPRPNQPYTPSSVTRAPSADEAALTRRVRPPARLPGDEEDRTRATAD
- the rodA gene encoding rod shape-determining protein RodA produces the protein MVPHIPWGLIFSVLAVCGLGIWNLASASRPPHSPVWGSQMGYLGISMVAVLVVCLVDYRWIQRMALPIYAGNILLLIALRFFGHTAKGAESWFVIGPFRMQPAEFMKIGVVLMLAKVYHDDFQPNAPSYSLTRLWKPVLVVFVPFALVLVQPDLGTALMIGLSSLTIILFGKVRWYLVATLVAGVFAAGIVIWNDYIRDVPEPRPTIVRHHLKKHQSQRISGWLDPEADLRGSGYHAAQSKIAVGSGGVSGKGWREGTQTGLRFLPEQHTDFIFSVWAEEHGFIMCIVLLVLYGAIFIFGLGVGFNARDRFGAFVAVGVVAMLFWQVFENIGMVIGLLPVTGITLPLMSYGGSSLLSVMLSIGLLVNISMRRHMF